A single Klebsiella variicola DNA region contains:
- the sgrT gene encoding glucose uptake inhibitor SgrT translates to MMRSTAKSFYQRYFSATQDASWLARLMAGRQQEILGELMQWGVTSKASDH, encoded by the coding sequence ATGATGAGGTCTACCGCAAAATCGTTCTACCAGCGCTATTTTTCTGCGACGCAGGATGCGTCCTGGCTGGCCCGCCTGATGGCAGGACGACAACAGGAAATCCTGGGAGAACTGATGCAGTGGGGAGTGACGTCAAAGGCCTCTGATCATTGA